The genomic window ATAGGCAGAGGCATGGAATAACCAGATCAGATCACTTTGGGCTTAAAATGAAAGACACGTTAGAAAGTCAAAATGAAACGTGTCTGTTTATTGATAGATCTTTGAGACTGAGCTAAATTTAAATCAAGAACacttgaaaatgaaacattctgCAGAGATGTGGTTATTTGTACAGCTTTGGTTAACACCCTTCCTGGCAGTGAAATGTGCTTTAATGTGGTAAAGGCAGTACATGAAGAATGTTGCTGTCTTCTTCTCACCTGTGCCTTACACGTTAAtctttgcattttccttccaaaaatccTTGCAGATTTTTGCCCCATGTGTTTCtgtgcagccccatccccacaATCAGGGACCCTAGAAGTTTACCCAAGTACCAGAATGTCTAATTATCAGTTCCCAACACTGCATTACATCCCAACCACAAAACAGGGCATCTAGAACAGCCTGCAAAGCATGGAGCTCTCTCAGCATCACCCAAACCTGAAGGAAAGGATTCTCCTTTCCATTAAATCCCAAGTCTGTCATTGCAGAGGGTCAAGGCAGACTCCTCAGAGAGTCACAGGCTTCATGCTGTCACTCATATTAATGATGCAATGCTTTATTAATTGGAGTTTTCCTGAACAGCATGTGTAGTATCAGTGACACTCATAATTAAATAGGcaggcagcattttttttttaaatgagctgAGAGTTAATTGAATTCTGGAGTCCCTGTGATCAGCTGTGAAATTTATACCTGCAATTTGTGCAGGCAGCAAGAACTAGAGCCTTTGGGGCCTTGTTATTCATCAAAAATAGGCTGATTTATTTGTGCCAAGTATCTCTGTAGGAGGCTCTTGGGCCCGATGTACAGTCACTTTCCTCCAATTAACCTCCCTGGCCtagagggaaaagagaattaGACATCTGTTAAAAGCACAAACCTAGTCTTGAGAAAGTAGGCACATTTCAGTGGAAGCCAGCTCTCAGCTGAGTTAACCTCTGGCCACCACGGGCTGAGGAGTTCCCAGCATGAAATGTGTCAAAAACAGGCAACACAAACTATGGAGTTAAAGTAATCTCAGGTGATAAGGAGTGGAAGGGTCCTGGCACGAGTCAGCTGGACCACTCTGCTTCACAAAGAGCAGACCCCTCTGGATTAAGGGGAAGACCCCTGCTCTGGTTGCCAAGCACTGGTATAGGACAGCaattcctctcctcctgtttcCTATCTCTGCAAAATTCTCTTCCCTCAAGACTGGGTGCTTAGCACCCTCTTTTCATGCCACCCTCCTTTCTCTTACTGCTCAGCATGGGTAGTAAGTCTTTGTACCAGGACTGGAACTGGTTCACTTTTTTAGTTTCCTTAAGTTGGGGCTGAGCACAAAGCAGCTCACTGTGGTAAAAGCAGTTTCTTAGTAAGAAGCCTACACACACTTTCAGGAAGTTTTCCAGCCACAGACCACTTTGTGTCAGAACCATAAGGATCAGCCAGAAGCTGAGATCTCAAGGACTGGAGCTGCATCTCCATTCTGTACAAATCCTTTTGGGATCCCCTCTTAGGGCCAATCATTGCCTAAGAGCACCCATGAAAGGGtacagcagagccaggaaccAATAATACTCCCTGCTCAATGGGTTTTCCAGTCCAAAGTTAACTCTGCCAGCAATATGACAACATTGTTCTTCATCACTGAAGCACGGCACTGAAGCATTAGCTAATCCCTCTCAAGTGTGTGGGAAATAGTTTGGAGTTCTGCAGTTGGCTTTTATAAAAGTGTCCATCAGAAATGGCTCCAAGGCACAGACAGATCTACCATGTGGCCATTCTGGAGAGCCCAAAAAGTGACTACTTCTGCATGGGAGAAATACTGGCCAGCATTTGTTTAATAATGTTTGCTTTCACAGAGAAAGTCTGAGATCAAAATGGCACCTGCTACCCTCAAAAGTACACCAGAACAAGCACAGCCAATTGTCCACCCTGCTTTTGCCCACAGCATATTGCAGCACCAGGTTTTTATCTTCACCATACTCCTTCTAGCTATGGGACCTGTGACTTTTGGTTGGGATTTTGTTTGCCTCTTTTTTCAGTGCTGGATTTCCTTTAAAAGGCTGTAATTCAGTTTGCAATTTATTTTGGTAGACTTGGGTATAACGTTTACTCTGTCCACCACCTAAGAAAGGCCATATCCATGTCTGCTGGAAGTCATGGGTGGCCAACATGCTTCTCTTGAACAGTTCTTCTCTCCTATCCAGTATCACTGGTTGTTTTTGGACAGTCAGTCATTCAggggtaaaaaaaacccaaacacacaaACCACAATGCATACACCATATTGACAGCCTGATCAGCTGGTAAAAAGCCTATCTTTCCTCATGACTAAAAGCAGCCATTTAAAATCAGCAGTCAAGACTTGTTAATGACTCTTGTAGAGATTGTCAGTGATGACATCATCACAAGAATCTATGTAAAACCTGTTTATATAGAAACTGGTCTCACAGGCAAACTATTTCATAAGCAGTTTTAGAAAttcctttttgtattttaactGGCATTTGTTTATGAACTAGCTCAAAGTTCAATGCAACTCAACCTCCAAGCAGCTTAGGTGGTTGATTACAAAGAAAAGGCAATGGCAGAAGCTGGTCCCAGAAGTCAGTCTGGGAACCTCTTTAGAAGGACATTTCAGTCCCCCAAGACACTCCTGtcactgcagaaatgcagctgcagcacagcaattGTAGCCTGCCAGCATTAGAGGGGATCTTCAGTAGATTAAGAACTGCTCCAGTGATCCTGGAGCAGTTTCTCCCAGGAGCACTTCATCATTGAACCATGCTTTAGGGTACTCTGCTTTCAGCAGGGGTCTCAGCAGGTACCTTTGCTCATTAAAGCAGACAACAACAGCCCAGGATTTCCTGCTGATCCAGGAAATCTCCCTGCTAAACACACAGCAACCCCAGAAGCACACAGCTTCACATCCAGCCACTACCTACAGTGCCCTAGTTCAGTGAGCAGCAGAAACACCACGGTGTATTACCAGGGAAAGACATAACACAAGTACAGCTGCAGAGGAGTTACACGACAGGAGTCAAATGCCTAAAAGCATGAGATACACAGGTCCCCAGTGAGGTAAAATGAAATCCCACAGGAAACAACCAGGCTGCTAACTAGGAGGATGCAACCAGGACTTACCAACCAGCTCTGGGTATTTTCAGTGAATGCAAAGCTGTATCTTCTACTTCAGACATTTTAGTAGGATTTGAATACTTTAAGCAACACAAGCTATTTGCAGCAGAAAACTGGGTATCAGATATcaggctctgccagccagggacaggaccATGGCACCCCATGAATGAGCTTCCCACCCTGAGCCAGTGTGGCTGGGACAGCAAACATCACTGCTGGCacttggagctctcctggatcTCTGCAGGCAACAAGATGGAATGAGTTTGGAGCTGCCTTCCACAAAGTCTCAGACAGTTCATGGACAACAGACTAACTCACAGCTATGTTAGGGTCACTCATAGATATCAGGGCACAGATGCAAAAAGGGCAAAGTTTTCAAGCCATTTGTGGCAGAGGATCACCACTGAGATTTttctgtgttggttttgttgttggggtttttttaagtatatACATACACCTACATGTAAGCACACAATGAAATCAGAACATGTACCTTGAAGTTATTTATGCAATCTCTATAGGTTTAGTCATCATAGACAAAAACATTGCATCCATCTGTCATGCTGGATCAGATAACCGATCCCTCAAACCTAATAACTACTTCTGGAAAGCAGGCAAAAAACACACTTGCTTAATTCTGCCTCTTAAAGACACAGCCACTTGTCTCAGTATGGGCACACAGGAGCCACCAAGGTCCAAAAAGACCACAGGGCATCAAGAGTTTGTTTCAGGTCTCTTGAAAAAAAACTCAATCACCAGGAAACATACAAGGATAAAATACCAAGAGGCTCTCCTGGTGAGCTGCCCAAAAGTCAGCCATCAAGAACTGACCCTAAAAGAGGTCATCCCCAGTACAGCTCTTCCTCATCCACCATCATCCCAGCACCACAAAACCTCCAACACTCCCTAAGGCACTGGGAGCAAATAGCTCAGACCCCACATACCTCATGGTAGTGCTCTGCAGACCTTCATCCCAACGGGGATCACACAGTGGACTCTGCAGACCTTCATCCCAACGGGGATCACACAGCTGGACTCTGCAGACCTTCATCCCAAAGGGGATcacacagctgggctctgcagccttcATCCCAAGAGGGATCacacagctggctctgcagacCTGCATCCCAAAAGGGATCACACAGTGGGCTCTGCAGACCTGCATCCCAACAGGGATCACACAGTGGGCTCTGCAGCCTTCATCCCAAGAGGGATCACATAGCAGGCTCTGCAGACCTGCATCCCGAAGAACTCACAGTGGGGCTCCGCAGGCTTCATCCCAACAGAACCCGCACAGGACAGGTTCTGCACGCCTTCATCACAATTGAAGTCGCTCTCTAGGGTTCTTCACCATGGAACTCCCGCAcggcagagctctgtgcccctTCTTCCCACGCCGGCTGGGGATGGCAGCGGGCGGCAGCGGGAGCTCTGGGGCCGCCGCGGTTCAGCCGCCACTTTACCCTGCAAAGCCACGTAAACCCCCCAGATCTGTTCTTTATTGGGAACACATGTGCCTGCCAGGGAGCTCCGACCCAGCTGCCCGACCCCGAGCCGGGGCGGCGCCGGCCACAGGTGCCTTGGCATTGCCAATTGCCCGGGCTGCGGGGCCGAGTGCGGGGCGGCCCCTGAGGGCGGCaggagccccgggctggggcagcccgCAGCGGGCCCCGCACAGCACCGGCCCCGGAGGGCGGCAGGAGCCCCGCAGCCGGcccggggctctggggcagcccgCAGCGGGACCCGCACAGCCACCGGCCCCTGAGGGCGGCaggagccccgggctggggcagcccgCAGCGGGTCCCGCACAGCAGCGGCCCCCGAGGGCGGCaggagccccgggctggggcagcccgCAGCGGGACCCGCACAGCCACCGGCCCCTGAGGGTGGCaggagccccgggctggggcagcccgCAGCGGGACCCG from Molothrus ater isolate BHLD 08-10-18 breed brown headed cowbird chromosome 18, BPBGC_Mater_1.1, whole genome shotgun sequence includes these protein-coding regions:
- the LOC118693096 gene encoding proline-rich proteoglycan 2-like translates to MCLPGSSDPAARPRAGAAPATGALALPIARAAGPSAGRPLRAAGAPGWGSPQRAPHSTGPGGRQEPRSRPGALGQPAAGPAQPPAPEGGRSPGLGQPAAGPAQQRPPRAAGAPGWGSPQRDPHSHRPLRVAGAPGWGSPQRDPHSTGPGGRQEPRAGAACSGPRTAPAPEGGRSPAAGPGLWGSPQRIPNSHRPEVATRGGQSTALGRAGPGRAALHSPGPPRPSRPAPRPPPGLGPPPCPGRARDPRQPLKGCRRFPCSPRSPCV